GtctttgggagatatgatgggtagttttactaggttaatgccttatggtagttatttgtgaagaaatttgttgaaagcatgctaaacttgataTGTTTGATGTGAGTCAAatttacccattctgttttagggttttatgatgatgctttgtgatgtttgtgtgctgaaattattgatagaaaaatggtagagatgatggggaAAGTTAATttagggttaaatgtgagaatgacaATGTTGTAGAtagaaaagtgtgagattttgagggttagaGAAGCTAGACATGGAGTTAGTGTAAATTGGAGTCAAAGTGAGTTGATCCTAGTTtaaaatgtcaattaggacttgtaggaaagcttgggcagagcaaatgagaaaaatgagtgacaaatgtgAAAACAAGagtcatttctagggtaaattgggtgttgaggggtcAAATCTTGAATCAGTGGAGTTTTCgccttaaaaccagtttgagcaagtttaaattaatgttatagacttgtttgagatgagagtttactccaaaattaccccattctcattttcacttctcaaaccttgaaaatccactaaattgatgggttttaggtacctagattttgaattgtcttggtctgaagtttgtttttggtttaaatatgatttatacatgatttaggacttgtaggatccaatttgagcaaaattggatgtgggcaagatggatttcgaaatctgccCTATTATGCAGAAAATTGTTGTCAAATTTGTGCAACAGAATTTTTGCTCAtgtgcagaaaatgcttgtgcattgctggttatgggaaaggtagtacatattgggttctggacactttctagcagatcccaacagtcaaaatgtagacttatgtactaggaacctccagtaaaatgttcaagtcgatccaacggttaacgaattggaacgaagagaatgttactggggtatttgagtaGGGAAAATGGTAATATGTgaatgtgttttgggcagagttttctgcctatGCCCtattttcttggtttagggtagttcATGATAGTGAGAATTAAATTGCTTGgatattgtggaagcttggaggggttgatggggacccggtgttgagaggaacgaggataaagggctacgtaggagtacgtgagctcagttgaaggtgggcaaTTGGGGATGGTGGGTTCATGCTTGATTTATGGATgtgggagagttgatttgcaccatcgcccgatcgccacctagtaccacatatgacggataccccataatccaacaagcttgatgtgagaaagcgtggaagagtcagtcttcctacttttgtttgttgaccacagagtggtacttggagatatgtcgcgggggtcaggagaccttgggaaCATCAGGTGGGGTGATAtttcccaaaaccaagcttgacccatcccgacccaacccgggcatagtcagtcagtgagaacctgtgatgtacctaaacaggcgagctcctggcaatcaactaataaaagaacaaagaccacaaagcaaggaggcttgtgtggtggctggccagctatgaatCTTGAGTGGTATCTGGaaaatggcctctggtaatcgattaccaagggtgtgtgATCGATTACAGGGCTTAGAAATGGAGACAGGAAGTTAAAAtgacctctggtaatcgattaccaagggtgtgtaatcgattacaaggctaaaaaatggagacaggatgttaagatggcctctggtaatcgattaccaatggtgtgtaatcgattacacagagtaacatggcactggtaatcgattaccagttgggtgtaatcgattacacaaggagatagaacactggtaatcgattaccatttatgtgtaatcgattacacagtgtaatttGCAGGTTTCCATGTGCAGAAGCTGTGTAACTCGAGTTTGGGcactgttaatcgattacatactttggtaatcgattaccagagaagaaaACCCTTGAGACATACCTTTTGACTATATGTAGCagttatgggacgcattgtattgttacctgtagttagatttcttgtgaaaaagtctaccccctttcttttatttcttgtacaTCGTGATGGCAGCGCAATTAATCCATGATCGCgtggtgatggagtgcctagagggagtttgggagaccctcgaaggcaatgagaggtgccgattccgtagcacgattcgactcactgctacttcattggtacatccagaggaacccgcacgcacacttcagcagcctgtggagtggatactacctacacctactccatatcgactagtggagccagttcaagtgatagaggtgtcatcctctgaagaagatcctgctgtggatgctcttgacttacCTGAGGATGACGAAGACCCActccttgatgttgatttttcaGAGTATatcatgtcagcatctgaggcagactctacagaggagagcgTCCCTGGAGGGACAACGAATAGTgaagactcttcatcatagtagacggctccttagactaggtttacatactttttgtgggtgggtgtatctagttcagactgctaggtttactcttttgatttttgggtgggtagacctattgtatagaaattttgatgattgtatatatgtggCTAAAGCCACCACAGTTGATACCTTtactctggatgtcactatgtattttgcaaactcccatattttggacagttttagatgataaatgtaattatgtttaatcttgttatttgaaaaggaagtgtgttaacaaactttaatgacaagagtttatcgaccgcattttattatttttcacgtgacgacctaaaatgatggttggtatatttttctttttgaaagagcaaaatggtttagaggttatgagtgatcagaaagaaataactccgaatagagttgtgaactggccattcaggactctatagtgataattttcattctgaaattaattaccgtgaaaagagagaaaagaaaagaaaaaaaatatttcccatggtttctgttatttaaattattactattaaaccagtcattatttagggacgccacagttAATACGAAGGAGAACCCAACTGATATGTTCACAAAGCCTGTTCCTCAAAGCAAGTTCATGCTCTATTTGGATCTACTTAATATAGATTGTTGGGAATAAACAGATTTACATCTAATTCAAAATTGTTATTGAACCAAGGTGGAGATTGTTGGATGACAAGGAGTGGATGACACTGATAGAAGTGACTAGACTACACTACCTATAGTGTCCAATCTAGCCTTTTGTGTTGGAATTGTCTTCTGTCCAATGAAGCGTTCAACCGTATCTTCTAATATATTGTCCAGTATGTATTAGTTAGTCAGTTAGATGGTTCATTAACATTGTTTTGTGTTAAAACTATTTTAGccgtcataatttttttaggttattATGTTATGTCTATATAATCCTATAAAAGAATTAGTTAGTAGGATTCAAAGCGAGTTAGAGAGAGCTTTTGAACCCAAttttcattgtattattttctattattcgCAATAAACTTTCATTGTTGTGTTAtctttcttctccttctatcatctatttttcttatctatttcatatttttcagtcTTAAACCCAACTCAAGTTCAATTTAGTGGTCCATGCCCAATAGCTTAAATAGAAAAAAGCCTATGTTTAGAACATAGTGTTATATCTCAACTATTTTGTCCCTGTTAACAActtaaatttttaacataatcGTAAACGCTCTTGGTCATATCATTTGGCTTTAGATGGTGTTTTGGTTCATATTCTAGGTTTGACATGTTTCCATGTGTTTAATGTCAAGAGTTGTGTTTTCACTGACAATTTAAGCTTTTGACATGAAAGTAAACATTCTTGGTAATATCAAATGGACAAATTCGGTGGCGTATTTTAGCTGTTGCAGAATAATTTAGATTTAAGAGCTACTTGTAAATTGCGGTCTGTAGATGGAATTGATGCAGTTTAGATCAAGCAGTTATACAACTTTACAATACTCCATGATTTTGCATCTCTATGTACATTGATAGATACTATTATCAGACTTTAATGATTAACAATTTATTAGTATGGTCTGCAATAAACATTAAACATTTAAATGAATggagaaattaaacaaaaaagtcATATTAACCTTCAATCTAGATTATCCAACtaggatcaaaatttatttcttcCACTTAGTATCATATAAAAATAGCCCTATATAAATATATTCCGGATGTTCgggtgagagagagaaaatttaGTACCTTGATTGTTGACCTTCGGGCAAATTTTGTGATGGTCTCAATGTACCCCCTGATGTGCAAGCTACTATTATCTTTGCATCTTTATCTATTTTTGCTTCAACATCTGCCAGCACAAATCAAACTTTTACTTAGAGGAAACAAGTATTTGCATGACCTCAGGAAATGTGTGATTAGGAAAGTTTATCTTACTCTTGATGAACTCAGGGTTCTCTTCTGTCCCagaaaaaataccaaaaaacaaaaatgcagcACGTCTTgcaatgtcccatgctgtccaCTCTTTTATGAGCCTATATATTTGCACATTGATTGCACCTGGAGGATGTGCCTGCACCATTAACCAAACCACTCACTACTTATGTTTTTTCCCAACTAAGTCAATATATGTTCTCCAAGTGTAACAACTACTTGAAATTATTAGCATAGCCGAGAAACAggattcaaaatttaatgaattttaggaACACTGGATATGGGAAATGCACGAGGCTTCCAATTTCTATAGTTTTTATTCGTTACAGGTAATGAGAATTCCCTCCAGACTAACCTCCTTGAACTCTGCTTCTGGTCTTACATCAAGTAATACAAAACTGTTTTCTTTCTGAAGGCGCAGAGCTTCCTTTACTTCCACACTTCTTACCTGTAATATTATACATATACACCTTAAGATAAAACATAGCAATATATATTATGCATACAATATGAACATGAATTCCCGTTCTCCAAAATTCTACACAAGACTCTGatatacatttaattattttttatagcaaTTATTTACTTTGCCCCTTAATTGAGTTAATTCTCCATAGTATTATTCTGTGATCTCTATTGAGATATTTACACGCTAGCTTAGTGATAAATATTTAAGTAAATTGTACTCACACgccttgaatttttttcttacacataacaccactcttttttttattcttacatcAATCTTCTTTTATGTTTGAAAACATTAAAGTGGCATCCCTTTATATATTACACAAGCAATTCCTACAAAGGAGAAGATTATTGTAATGCTCATAATAACAGAAGGTGTCTCAGTAGTTTGATGAAACCTCAGGGTTATTAGTGTAAATTACTAGGAagatttttatgatttatattaGGATGGTGATAATTCTGAGGAATATCACATGTTTCAAAATCGAAAGCCTTTTCTATTTCTAGTAAAGCCAGTGAAATGGTTTCTTTGATTGATAACTTTAAAAGAAAGGCGGAACAATGTAATTAGTCTTTTGCACATTTGGTAGTGCTATCTATATGTGTGACAAAGATTTAGAGAAGGAGATGTACCCTTTTCTGAAGCAGAAATTCTCGCTTAACCTTCCAATCTTCTTCAGCTAATTACcacaagaaaaatgaaataaactagTTAATAACTTAATATCCATGTATCATGTGTTTTAAGCGTTGATAAGTTAGAAGTGAAAGCAACCCAAAACACCAAGGGGTCTAATTTAATTGGTTGAACTATAACATAGTATGATCTCTGGTACCTGTTTTCGAttactacaaattaaaaaaaaaaaaaaaaactcggtACAAGTACCTGGAGATTTTGCTGGTTTTGTTGCTGCACTCTGGACTTTTATTCTCAGCCCTCTAGCTATGTCCTGTGTGTGTAATCTTTGACCAATGCGTTTCTGTGATCTCGCTCGCACCCACCACGAGTTGTGATCATGTGCACCTTCAAAAGAAGGTGCCAAGAGCGAGGAATGCAAATGGGTTTGTAAAGATGATGAAGATGCAAAAACAGCCATTCTTCGGTAGTGCCTTCAGAAGAAAATTTTGATGCGgtgttttgaaattttcaagTTAATGGTCTACTGTTAAATTAACGGAAGTGAAAGTGCTAGCTAGTAGCTAGGGATGAAGCTAAATCGACGCTTTAGTAACTTGTCTATTGAAAATCCATATACATTTATGGAAAATGTACTGTGTTACACGGTTGGTGCAGATATTTAGGACTCAGAATCTGAATTTGTGGTCTATGTTTTTAGAAGTGATTTCCTATTTGGATATCCTTTAcatgtcacattttttttttggtcttgttCGGTTCAGTCTCCTCACTTTTCTCCACGTTCAATAGTAGGTTGCCAAATCAATGGGACAACTCAACCATTCAGAGTAGTCATTGTCTTGTAGCAAGCAACATCCCTATCCAAAATTAGAACACGCGCGTCTGTTCTTTCAAGTGTACACGATTGTTAAGTTTAAAATTTGGGGGTAtcagttaattaataaataattgacatttcaaaatatttatgaattgtcATGTGTAtctactttttcttcttttcatttttagaatagtatatttattttttctagacTCAATTCTCTTATTTCAAAGCGTCTCACTTTAATAAGATGATTGATGACAACAACTTAATAAACTTGGGAGCTGTAGGCCACAGGTTTATGTGATTTAGAAATAATAAGAGGTTCGTGATGACCAATCTATTGTCAAAAATCTCTTTCACTCGGTTTTTCACAATTTCGCTCCTAACTTATGTTTAGTGCTCCGTGAGTCGGATTTTCGCAAATCTCATATGTTATCCTACATTGTCAAACCtaacaaactcattttttagGTCAAAACCTTAATAAGAATAGTCCATACTGCTATAAATCTTAGTCCAAATTCGTGACAgattttcattttactaaaggcccttaaacttgttttatttttaacttttgctAGAAAACTCTGATTTGGGAGAAATTTAAGGCTAAGTCTATGTTTCAACATGCAAAGAACTAATTTTTGGCATAACAAACTCAAGGAAAATAGCTCAACACACAAATTCAGGACATGACAGCAAGCTCAAAATTTTCAAAGCAACAATATGTTCAaggaagttcaacaacaagcacATGGCTCAAGAGTTGGAgagaccccccccccccccccctcttaccTCTTGTAGACTCCACAAAATTTAGAAGGAAGAATGAAGAATATTCAGGTTTTTCAAAGTTTCCCTTCATGAGTTAAACAAAATGACAGTTCCAAGTTATTAGAGAAACTAGAAAAAGAGAATGAAGAGGAATCAAGTCTAGGATGAAGAATGAAGCTTATTTACCTAAACTTGGTGACTCAAGGGCTCAAGAACACAAACAAcaagtagggaagaagaagaacagtTGAACTCCCCTCCCCAGGCTTTAATTTCGTTCAAAAAATGAAGGGAtatgactaaaaaatattttttttcacaaaggCCAATAAGCTATGGCGTAGGCTCTCTTTTACAAGGCTTTTGTAACACTTGAATGACCCCCTTGGCAGGCAATTTGAACGTGCCAAGTCATACCACAAAATGGGGAGTTTTGAatctattgattaattaatttattgacatGAATCTATTATATTGATGTTAATTGTTTGCATTTAATTGTTAATgatatttgtttgaattaaaaataaaataatctcatttaatatttttttagggaaCGAATATGGGATTGTCACATGACATCATCACATCAAacaatatatgtgtgtgtgtgtgtgtgtgtgtgtgtgtgtgtgtgtgtgtgtgtgtgtgtgagagagagagagtgagagagagagagataaatgCTAGCGACAAAAGTAGAATTGGAAcccaaaaaaactaaaaacttggGAAATAGTTATAATGTTCCCAAAAGTGGGCATCATTCTAAGGGAAAATCTCCTGCTTTGTCTGTTCCACCTAAAAGAAGAAGTGCAAAGTCCTTAGAGAATAAAGGATCCACAACCCATTTTGTAAGTTTACCTTATTTATTGTAATGAATTGGTTCGAGTTATTTTAGTTATGTTCCACATTAAGCAATTTAGTGAatttaagtttatttcaaaatttttggtGTTGCTTAGATGATAGAATTCATAGAAACTTTGTGAttcaatcctaccccccaagggcattggatagaagactccaagaagattgggccaaagatgcaagagaaggccctagggttctcatgagccttagggtagatttcgggcccatgggctaagtatgagcccacttatctttgtacatattagattaaggtttcattaattttgggtcatgtatttagggctccataatgtaggtaggggacccaagaaatataggatttttcagcccttgtattttagggcacctagactagtttttgtattaggggtagttttgtaattcacatacactaagtgaatatttgatgtgtgtggttggaaataaatttaattgaattggtagaagcttaatcaaattaaattttagagggggaggtgagaatttgcttactacaccccattgccacatcatatagtcacactttgtgcatgtccttcatgctttacatgcctcatgacacctaagcacacttagtggagaatcttggaattgatcttggattagtgggctgaaccataactaaaattcactaatcataattagtgaaattttggctccaaagtttggctccacaaattcaatttcaaattcaagtaaaatttgattcaaattttcctccaattttgtgtgacacttatgctataaatagaggtcatgtgtgtgcatttttttaactttgatcatttgaaaattaaacttcagatttcagagctcttttagagcacaaattttcttgctcttctcttcctctcccttcattcatctccttcttcctccaagctcttatccatggcctcctatggtggtgagcttctccTAGACTCATCTTcaccttgaagtggtgtctcctctctctcttccttctccattccgctgccattcatcttccaa
The genomic region above belongs to Glycine max cultivar Williams 82 chromosome 14, Glycine_max_v4.0, whole genome shotgun sequence and contains:
- the LOC100792221 gene encoding rhodanese-like domain-containing protein 14, chloroplastic isoform X1, producing MAVFASSSSLQTHLHSSLLAPSFEGAHDHNSWWVRARSQKRIGQRLHTQDIARGLRIKVQSAATKPAKSPAEEDWKVKREFLLQKRVRSVEVKEALRLQKENSFVLLDVRPEAEFKEAHPPGAINVQIYRLIKEWTAWDIARRAAFLFFGIFSGTEENPEFIKNVEAKIDKDAKIIVACTSGGTLRPSQNLPEGQQSRSLIAAYLLVLNGYTNVFHLEGGLYKWFKEELPTVSEE
- the LOC100792221 gene encoding rhodanese-like domain-containing protein 14, chloroplastic isoform X2, which encodes MAVFASSSSLQTHLHSSLLAPSFEGAHDHNSWWVRARSQKRIGQRLHTQDIARGLRIKVQSAATKPAKSPAEEDWKVKREFLLQKRVRSVEVKEALRLQKENSFVLLDVRPEAEFKEAHPPGAINVQIYRLIKEWTAWDIARRAAFLFFGIFSGTEENPEFIKNVEAKIDKDAKIIVACTSGGTLRPSQNLPEGQQSRLNTQSIQGSIPSKV